The sequence TCAGCTTGGTGAGGCTTTCGGTGAGCACGGCCACCTCTTCGTCGAACGTGTCGGCGACTTTGTAGAGCATCGTGTCCAATTCGCCCGTTTCCTCGCCGACGTCGACCATGTTGACCACCAGATCGTCAACCACCCGCTGATTCATCCGCAGCACATAGAGCAGCCCGCCGATGACCGGGATGAAAATCATCCAGAACATCAGGGCGATGGCATTAAAACTGGCGCGGGAATGCTCCTTGAGCGGCTTGGCGATGCTCTCGCCCTCGCGGATCGAATCGGATACGCGGCCGTAGAGCTTCTCGAACATGGCGTTGCCGGAGGTCTCGCGCGTGATGTTCAGGGCCTCGAGGATCGGCACGCCGCTGGAGACGAGGGTGCCGAGGGTGCGCGTGGTGCGGGCCAGGATGTTTTTCTCGACCATCTGGCCGAAGATCGGCACCTTGAGCGTGAACAAGTCCCATCCCTCCCGGCCGTAGTTGAATTTGCGAATCAGCTTAATGAACAGCCAGAAGGCGACGGGGATGAGCGGGATGGCCCACCAGAAGTCGTAGGCCGCGTGGGCGATGCTGATCAGGATCGTGGTGACGGTGGGCAAGGGCTGCTTGAAGTCCTTGAAGATCTTTTCGAAGGCCGGGACGATCTTGATCATGATGAAGGTCAAGATGCCGACGGCGACCATGATCACGACGATCGGATAGACCATCGCACCTTTGACCTTGCGCTTGAGCGACTGAGACCGCTCCTGGAACTCGGCCAGGCGGCGGAGAATGACTTCGAGCGCACCGCCGGCCTCGCCGGCCTTGATCATGTTCACATACAAGCGGTCGAAGGCCTTCGGCGATTTGGACATGGCCTCGCTCAGCGTCGCACCGCCTTCGATTTCGTCGCAGACATCCATCAGGCAGTTCTTGAATCGGCCCGGCTTATTTTGCTGCTCGAGAATCCGCAGGCTGCGGAGGATCGGCAGACCGGCGTCTTGAAGGATCGACAACTGGCGGGTGAAGAGCACGCGGACGCGCGAACTCACGCCCCCCAGCGCGAACTGCCGCTTCTTCTTGGTGACCTGCTTTTTCTCGGTGGGCGATTTCCGGGCTTTCTTGACCGAGATCTTGGTTACGAAGTAGCCCATCTGGCGAATGGTCGCCTGCGCCTCGGCTTCGTTGGGCGCATCGACCATGTCCTTGATCTCCTGGCCGGTGGAGTCCATCGCCTCGTATTGGTAGATCGGCATGGGAGTAACCTAGGGGAGTCGGCGGTCAGTTGTCAGTTGCCAGTTGGAATCCAAAATCGAATTGTCTTTATGCTTCCAGGATTGTTTCGCGGATGACTTCTTCGGCGGTGGTCGTGCCGTCGAAAACGGCGGCGATTCCTGCGTCGCGGAGCGTGACCATGCCCTCGTTGCGCGCGGCGGTGCGCAATTGATCGGTCGAAGCGTTGTTCATGATCATCTCGCGGATGTCGTCGTTGACGGGCATCATTTCGAACAGGCCGACGCGCCCTTTGTAACCCGTGCGGTTGCAATGTTGGCAGCCGCGGCCGCGGAAGAACTTCTTGCCCGCGATCGAAGTGGAATCGAGTTCCAGGTCGGCGAGCATCTCGGCGGTCGGCATGACTTCTTCCTTGCAGTGGGCGCAAATCCGCCGCACCAGCCGCTGGGCCAGGATCCCCTCGATCGTGGCCGTGATCAAAAACGGCGGGATGCCCATATCGCGCAGCCGCGTGATCGTGCTCGGCGCGTCGTTGGTGTGCAGCGTGCTGAAGACCGTGTGCCCGGTGAGCGAGGCTTGCACGGCGATCTCGGCCGTTTCCGTGTCGCGAATTTCGCCGACGAGGATTTTGTCCGGGTCTTGGCGGAGGATCGACCGCAAACACTGAGCGAACGTATTGCCGATCGACGGATCGATGGGCACCTGAATGATGCCGTCGAGATCGTATTCGACCGGGTCCTCGGTCGTGATGATCTTATCGGCGATCGAGTTCAGCTCGGTCAGCGCCGAATACAAGGTGGTGGTTTTTCCCGATCCGGTCGGCCCGGTGACGAGGATAATCCCGTTGGGTCGGTTGATTACCTCGCGGAATTGCTTGAGCGTGGGGGCGTCCATGCCGGTCTTTTCGAGATCGAGCGAAATGACCGAGCGATCGAGCACGCGCATGACCACGCTCTCGCCGAACATGGTCGGCAGCACACTGACGCGCAGATCGACCGGGTGGCCGCCGACGTTCAGCTCGATCCGCCCGTCTTGCGGGAGCCGGCGTTCGGCGATGTCGAGGTCGGCCATGACCTTGATGCGGGTGGTGATCGCGAACGACAGATGCCGCGGCGGGGGGACCATCTCGAACAGCACGCCGTCGGCCTTGATCCGAATCCGGAATTCATCCTCGAACGGCTCGAAGTGCAGATCGCTGGCGTGGTCTTTGATCGCCATCAACAAGACCATGTTGAGCAGCTTGCGGACCGGAGCGCTGTCGGCCAGTGCCTCGACGCTGGTCAGATCGATCGGCCCGTCGCCGGCGGCGGCCTCGGCGGCCCTTTGCAATTCCTTGTCTTCTTCCATGCCGGCGACGATGCTCTCGACGCTTTCCGTTCCGCCGGCGTAATATTTGTCGAGCGCTTTTTGGATGTCGCGCTCGGTGGCGACCGCCGAGCGGATGTCGAAGCCGAGGAACGTTCGCAATTCGTCCTCGACCGACAGCTTCTGCGGGTCGCAGGTGGCGATCGTCAGCACATTGCCTTCCAGCGAAACCGGCACCACGCGATACAACTGGGCCATCGCCTCGGGCACCGAGGCGAGCACATTGGCCGGGATCGGCAGCTCGGCCAGATAGATCATCTTCAGGCCGAACTGCTCGGAGAGGGCTTGGGCCAACTGCTCGTCGTTGATGTAGCCCATCTGCTCGGCGATACGGCCCAGCGACTCTTCCGGATTCCGCTCGTGCTCCTGCTGGATTTCCGCGAGCTGATCGTCGCCGATGAAGCCGAGATCGACCAGAACTTGTCCAAACTTACGTAGTGCCATGTTATGAGAGGTCGGAGGTCAGATTGTTGGAGTTCAGCCTTTAGGCTGCGGCAGGCAGGCTAAAGCCTGAACTCCAACAGTCGGTCGGAGGTCGCAATACGTCGTCAAATCTCACTTGCCACTTGTCACTTGCCCTTTACGCCGTCGCGCTTTGGTCCTTCGTTTTCGTCCTCGTCTTCACCGTCCTTGCCGTCCTTGGCGCGACGATTGATGTCTTCCTCATCGTCGAACATGCCGGCCTCGGCCTTGGCGATGCGCTTCGACAGATCGTCGGGGTTTTGGGCCTTGATCATCACCTCATCGACCGTGACCTTCTCGGATTTCCAGAGGCTGAACAGATGGTCGTCGAGCAATTGCATGCCGAGCTTTTGGCCGGTTTGAATGGCCGAATTGATCCGGAACGTCTTGTTCTCGCGAATCAGGTTGCCGATGGCGGATGTGACCACGAGCATTTCGTAGGCGGCGATGCGGCCGCCGCCGATTTTCGGCAACAGCGCTTGCGAAAGCACGCCGATGATCGCGCTCGACAACTGCACGCGGACCTGTTCCTGCTGGTTGGTGGGAAAGGCGTCGATGATGCGGTTCACGGTGCCTTGAGCGCCGGTGGTGTGCAGCGTGCCAAACACGACGTGGCCGGTTTCAGCGGCGGTGATGGCGGCCTCGATCGTTTCCAAATCGCGCATTTCGCCGACGAGGATCACGTCCGGGTCTTGACGCAAGGCGCGCCGCAGCGCCTCGGAAAAGCTCGGCACATCCACGCCGACTTCGCGCTGGTTGACCGTCGATTTCTTGCTCGAATGGTAGAACTCGATCGGGTCTTCGATCGTGATGATGTGGTGGTCGACGGTCTCGTTGATGAAGTTGATCATGCTGGCCAGCGTCGTGCTTTTGCCAGAGCCGGTCGGCCCGGTGACGAGGAATAACCCTCTCGGCCTCATGCAGAGCTTTGCGCAAACCGGCGGGGTCCCCAATTGCTCCATGGTCAGCAGTTTGTTGGGAATCTGCCGCAGCACCATTGCCACGTGTCCCTTCTGCTTGAACACCGAGACGCGGAACCGGGCCAATTCGCCGAAGGCAAATCCAAAATCGCAGCCGCCGACCTCGGCCAATTCATGTTGGCAGCGGTCGGGCGTGATGCTCTTCATCAAGGCGACCGTGTCGTCGGACTCGAGCACTTTGGTTTCGAGTCGCCGCATTCGTCCGTCCATGCGAAACACCGGCGGTTGTCCGACCGTCAGATGGATATCGCTGGCATTCTGCTTCACGCAGGCGGAGAGCAGCTTGTCGATGAGAATATTGCCCATACGTAGTCGTTTCCGCACGAAGGCGGTCAAATGGCGAAGATGGCGGACCGGATACCTAATGCCAGATCGAAACGGCTCAACAAGTTGCTAACCGACGTTCCGCCCACAAAGTGGATTTCAAAAATGGCGCGCGACGGAAACTCGCGACCGAACGGTTTGCCTTTTCCGAATCCAACCTCGCCGGCGGACCTGCTTTCCACTGCTTAGCTTTTACTGCGCAGTTTTTGCAGTGTTGCTTGTGCAGTGTTTTCTGTGCTGCGGTTAATTGTGGTACCAACCTGACCCTGTAAGCCCCCGGCCCGTTGGTCAATCGCGAAAATCACCAACAAGGGGCTTAAGCCGTTTGCTTGCTAGACGATTATTCGCAGTGCTAGCGGGACGCTCAAGTTTTTGGTGCAACAAACGACAGAATCAGTGCTCCTCCGTCTTTTTAGCAACGCGAAAGACCTCTTCAATCGTGGTAATTCCCTTGAGCACTTTGAGAATTCCGTCGCTATAGAGGGTGGTCATGCCTTGAGCGATCGCCGCCTTGCGAATGGCCTGGGTGGGCGCGCCCTCGAACGCCAATTCACGAATTCGCGATGACATCAGCATGAGTTCGAAAATCCCCAACCGCCCTCGATAGCCGGTGCGCTGGCAGTGTGTGCAGCCTTTTCCCTTGGAGAACGAGGCCCCGACTGCCATCTCTGGCGTAATTCCCGCGGCATCGAGGACCGAGTCGGGAGGCGTAAATGGCTGCTTGCACTTGGTGCAAATCACGCGCACCAACCGCTGTGCAAGCACGGCGATGATGCTGCTGGAGACCAGATAAGCGGGAACTCCCATGTCGATCATGCGCGTAATAGCTCCGGGCGCATCGTTCGTATGCAGTGTACTGAAAACCAAGTGTCCCGTCAAAGAGGCCTGTATGCCCATATTTGCCGTCTCGTTGTCGCGCATCTCACCGACGAGAATCACATTCGGGGCCTGTCGCAGCATCGAGCGGATAATCAGTGCAAAATCCAGCCCGATGCCGTGCTTTACCTCCACTTGGTTGATCCCGGGCAGATAGTATTCGACCGGGTCTTCGGCGGTGATGATCTTGACATCGGGGCGGTTCAACTCGTTGAGTGCGGCGTATAGCGTTGTGGTCTTTCCGGAGCCGGTCGGACCGGTAACGAGCACGATTCCATTGGGCCGGCGGATCAAATTGCGAAACGAGCGGAAATCCCCCTCAGATAGCCCCAACTGCCTGACGCCGACTCGGATATTGTCCTTATCGAGGAGCCGCATCACCACCGATTGGCCGTGGTTCGAGGGGAGCACGCTGACGCGCAAGTCGAGTTCTTTCTCGCCGACGGTGATCTTGATCCTCCCGTCTTGCGGCCGGCGGCGTTCGGCAATGTCCATTTTCGCCAGAATCTTGATGCGGGAAAGCAATGCGCCGAGCAACCGCCGCGGGGGGCTATCCCGTTCGACGAGAACACCGTCGATCCGGTATCGAATTCGCACCCGATTCTCGAACGGCTCGACATGAATATCGGACGCCCGAAGCTGCACGGCCTCGCTGATGAGCAGATGCACGAGCCGGACGATCGGGGCGCTCGATTCATCGACCGCTTCATCGGGCCGGACCGTTTCTTCCGCAGTTTCGGTGAAATCAATCGCCGTATCGGTGAATTCCTGAAGCATCGAGTCGGCGCTTTCGCCATCGACCTGCCCATAATGGCGGTTAATGGCGTCGATAATGCTCTCTTTCGGGGCGAGTGCGACGTCGATGTTGCGATTGACGATAAAGCGGATTTTCTCTCGCGTGTCGTAATCCAGCGGATCGCTCATGATAATCTTGAGCGAGCCGTCTTCTTCTGACATCGGAAGGATGGCATTTTCGCGGGCCAGCGACTCGGGAACCAACTCGACGACCGATGGCGGAATAACCACTTCCTTGAGGTTTACGAAATCCAGCCCATGCTCCTGGGCGACTGCCCGCATCACTTCGTCGCCGCTCGCATATCCGAGTCGGATCAATTCGTCGGCGACTTTTTTGCCGGATTCCTTGGCCAGACGTTTGGCCTCGGCCAATTGGTCGGAACTGATAATGCGTTTGCGGATCAGGATTTCGGTAAAATCGCCAGCCAAGGTTGCCACGCTCCTGAAGTTTTGGCCCGTTCCGTTGGACGGGTGCCAGAGATTCCCGCGCTCGTCGTGAAAAGCGAGAGACGCCCCGGCGCTGGAAAGCGGGGGAGAAGGCCTCTCCAAACTCAGCCTAATGGCGCGTTATCTGCCTGTCAACTAACGGCTTGGCGGTTTTGCCAAGAGCGCCCAACAAATCCGGCGGGGACTGTCCCCCTTTTGCGAAGTCCGCGAAGCAAAACGGGGACTGTCCCCTTCTCCCAGCCGGATTTGTTAGGTGCTCTAAATCGCGGATTCGATTCTCCGCCGACACGGGTCGCAGCCGGACGGCGCACGATGAGAGCCCAATTCAAGTTTGGTCCGCGGCGCCAGCCGGTGCCAAGCGCTAAAATGGCGCAACCCATACGACCGTTTTCTCCTCGCTGCCTCCGTCGGTTTTCGGCTCCCCACGGCATGCGGTCGCTATGCACCTCCGGTCAGGCCAATTACCATGAGCGCTAACGGCCGCCACTCGGCATTTTCTCGTTCGAGCGGTAAGGTGGTCCCAATCGTCCAATTTGGGCCAAGTGCACGGATGCGACGGTCACGTTTCATCCGGAGCAACTGCCATGCGTTGGTTTCGCTCGAATCGGAATCTCCCTTCGCGACGGCAGAGCGCCCCACGGAAAACCCGACTCTTCTTTGAGCGGTGCGAATCGCGCCAGCTGCTATCGACCAACACGTCGGCCGGCATGGTCACGTATCACAACGACAATTCCAGCACCGGCCAGAACCTGACCGAGACACAGCTTTCACCCAGCAACGTCAACTCGACGGAGTTCGGCAAGCTCTACACGGCGGTCGTCGATGGGCAGGTTTACGCCCAGCCGCTGTACCTGTCGGGCGTAAACGTCACGGGCGGCTCGTCGATGGGGGTTCACAATGTGGTTTACGTGGCGACCGAGCACGACAGCCTGTACGCCATCGATTCGAACAGCGGCGCCGTGTTGTGGAGAGTCAGCTTCATCAATCCGGCGGCGGGGATTACCACAGTTCCAAGCGGTGATGTTGCGAGCACGGACCTTGCGCCGGAAATCGGTATCACCGCCACGCCCGTGATCGACGCGGCATCCGGCACGCTCTATCTGATTTCCAAGACCAAACAGACGTCGGGCAGCCAACTCCATTATGTCCAAACGCTTTACGCGATCGACGTTGCCAGCGGCGCACTAAAGGGCTCGACGGTGATCGCCGACACGATCGCCACCAATCCGGGCAATATCAAGACCAGCGCTTATACCTACGTCAGCGGTCCGGCCGTCAACGGATCGGGCGATGGCAGCGTTAACGGCGTCGTGCATTTCAACGCCCTGCGACAGCTCGAGCGTCCGGGGCTGACTTTGGCCAATGGCAGCATCTACATGGCCTTTGCGTCACACGGCGACAACGGTCCCTATCACGGCTGGGTGCTCAGCTTCAATGAGCAGACGCTGGTATTGAACGGCGTTTTCAACACCACTCCCAGCGGCAGCGAAGGGGGCATCTGGCAATCCGGCGACTCCGTGGCCGTCGACGCCCAAGGGGCGCTTTACGTCGAGACCGGCAACGGCACTTTTGACACCACGATGAACGCGGGCGGCATGCCGATTCACGGCGACTACGGCGATTCATTCATTAAGATCGTCGTCGATCCGACGACCAGCGCGACGAGCCAGAACGTCAATGGTTGGGGGCTGAAGGCGGTCGACTACTTTACACCCTTCAATCAGGCAACGTTCGATGCCCACGACACCGATCTCGGCTCCGGCGGACCGATCCTGCTGCCCGATTCGGCCGGCAGCTCGGCCCACCCGCATCTTTTGGTTGGCGGCGGCAAGGAGGGCCGGATCTACCTGATCGACCGCGACAATATGGGCCGCTTCAGCGCCACAACCGATCACGTTGTGCAGGAACAAACTAGTGCGGTCGGACCGATCTTCGACACGCCGGCGTATTTCAGCAACGGCACTACAAACTACATTTACTATGGAGCGGTCGGCGATTCGCTCAAGGCGTTCACCGTGGCCAACGCTTCCTTCTCGAAGGCCGCGGTCATGCATTCCAGTGACACGCTCGCGTTCCCCGGCGCCACCGCGAGCGTATCCGCTAACGGCGCGTCCGGCGGAATTGTGTGGGACGTGGATCACGGCACGAATCAACTGCGGGCTTACGATGCGAATAACCTGGCGAACGAACTTTACACCAGCGCGCAAGCAGCGGGCAGCCGCGACGCGCTGGGATCAACGACAAAATTCTCCGTGCCGACAGTGATCAACGGCGAGGTGTTTGTCGGCACCGGCAACAGCCTGGTGATTTACGGGCTGTTTCCGCCGCCGCAGTTGGGACCGGGACCCTATTCACTTTGGACTACGTCGACAGTTCCCGGCTGGATTGACAATCCCGATGGCAATGCCGTTGAGTTGGGCATGAAATTTCGCTCGGACGATGACAGCTATATCAGCGGCCTCCGCTTTTACAAGAGCACGAACAACACGGGCGTTCACGTCGCCGATCTTTGGACCAGCGACGGCATGCTCCTAGCCACGGCCACGTTCAGCGGCGAGACGGCCTCGGGCTGGCAGACCGTTTACTTTGCTCAGCCCGTGGCGATCAAGGCCAACACGGTCTACATCGCCTCGTATCACACCGACACGGGCAACTACTCGGACAACATTGGCTACTTTACATCTGGCCTGAACAACGGCCCGTTGCACGCGCCGGCCAACGGCGTGAGCGGCCCGAACGGCGTTTATGCCTACGGCGCGTCGGGCAGTTTCCCGACGAGCACATATAACGCGAGCAATTATTGGGTCGACGTGCTGCTCACTTCGTTGGTGAACTCCGTCACGCCGACCAATGGCGCGGCCGGAGTGGCCATCGACTCGTCCATCACAGTGCGGTTCAACGCCCCAATGAACTCGGCCACGGTCAATTCGAATACAATCCTGCTGCAAGATTCCTCGGGCAACGCGGTCGGCACGCAAGTCAACTACGACACAACCAGCATGACGGCGACGCTCATGCCTCAATCATCACTGGTCAAAGGAAGGAGTTACACGGTGATCGTCGTCGTCGGCGCCAACGGTGTTGCCGACCAGGACGGCAACACGCTCACAAGCAATTTCAGTTCCGCCTTCACGACCGTTGCCCCGCCGATTCCGCTGGGGCCTGGTCCATTCAGCATTTGGAGCAACTCGACGACGCCGTCGGTGATCGATAATCCGGACAGTCAGGCCGTGGAACTGGGAGTGAAATTCCGTGCCTCGGGCGACGGGTACATCACGGGAATCCGCTTTTACAAGAGCACGAAAAACACGGGAACTCACGTCGGCAATCTCTGGGCCAGCGACGGCACCCTCCTGGCGACTGCCACGTTCACGAGTGAATCGGCCTCCGGCTGGCAAACGGTCACTTTCGCGCAGCCGGTGGCGATCAAGGCGGGCACGACGTATATTGCCTCGTACCACACCAATGCGGGCAACTACGCCGACGACATCGGTTTCTTCTCGTCGAAATCCGTGACCAACGGGCCACTTACTGCGCTGGCCGATGGTACTGACGGCCCGAACGGCGTTTATCAATACGGTGCGTCGAGCGCATTCCCATCGAACACCTATAGCGGCAGCAACTATTGGGTCGACGTGGTGCTTACATCGCTAGTTAACTCGATCACGCCGGCCAACAAGGCGACCGGAGTGGCAACCGGCGCGACCGTGCAGATCAAGTTCAACGCGGCAGTGGACCCGACGACGCTCACCTCAAGCACGCTGTCGTTGCGAAATTCGTCGAATACTGTCGTCGCCACATCAATCGGCTACGACGCGAACAGCCAAACCGCCACGCTCACGCCGCAGGCCGCGCTCGCCAATAGCGCAACCTACTCGGTCGTCGTCAAAGGAGGCGCGGCAGGCGTAACGGATATCATTGGCGACCAGATGGCGAGCGATTTGATCTCGACCTTCACGACCGCCGTTTCCGTGATGTCGCAAACCACCACGAGCATCTGGAGCACTTCAACCGTGCCAACCTGGATCGATAATCCCGACCCGAACGCCGTTGAGTTGGGTGTGAAGTTCCGCTCGGATGTGGACGGCTTCATCACCGGCATCCGCTTCTATAAAAGTGCGAACAATACCGGCACGCACGTCGGCAATCTGTGGGCCAGTGATGGGTCGCTCTTGGCGACCGCTACCTTCTCGGGCGAATCGACCTCCGGCTGGCAGACGGTGACCTTCTCGCAGCCAGTTGCGATCAAGGCCAACACAACCTACATCGCCTCCTACCACACCAACAGCGGAAACTATTCCGACAACATCGGCTACTTCGCAAGCGGCAGCATCACGAATGGCCCGTTGCACGCGCTGGGCGACGGCGTCGATGGCCCCGATGGCGTCTATCACTACGGCGCGGGCGGCGTTGTGCCCAGCGACACGTATCACGCCAGCAACTATTGGGTTGACGTGCTCTTCACGACTCCGTAAAAGCACGCGACCCCGGCGCGTCGTTGCCGACGGTCGGGGTCGCTTGAGGATGGTTGCAGTAGTCGCTGCCGCGACGGCGCCGCCTAGCGCACCGCCTCGTTCAGCATCTTCGCGTTCGGCACGCTGTGGCGGTTCAGCAGTCCGTGCTCGTCGGTTTCGATGATGGTCGAGACCGGGCCGACTTCGCGAACGATTCCGTCCATGCCGGCCACGCTCACGTGATCGCCGGTCTGAAGTCGCTGCCGGACATAGTAGCCCGCCAGGATTCCGCCCATCACCTCACGCCCGCCGAGGCCGAAGGCCAGGCCGAAGCCGAGGGCCGTCGCGCCGAAGGCGATCAGAATCAGGTCCTTGAACAGCTCCAAATCCATGCCGAGCTGAAGTTGAGTCAATGCGGTATAGAACGTGAGCAGAGCCAGCACGTAGTAGCAGCCGCTGGCGAGTTTTTCGGCATAGCTGATGCCGACGCGGTCGGCGCTGGTGGCGATCACTCCGCGGAGGAAACTGGCCAATAGCAGGCCGACCACGACAACCACCGTGGCGACCAACAGCTTGGGAATGTAGTTGACGACCGTGCCCATCGCTTCCGACAGCTTGGTGAGTTCAAGGATATTGAACGCCGCCATCAAGAACACGCACATGAGCAACCAGAACACGATCGTGCCCACGACGCCCGACACGTTGCGCTTGATCCCCATGTGCTGCATCGACTGGGCCAGGCCGCTATGCTCGGCCGCCTTTTGCAGGCCGGCCTTTTCGCAGAGCAGCGTGATCAGCCGTCCCACGAGCCGGGCCACAATGTAGCCGACCACCAGGACCACGATCATCGCCACTAGCCGCGGAGCAAACTCGATGACGTTATGAAACGCCTGGTTGAAGCTGTTCTGCAGAACCTCGTTCCATTTCTCGAAGGTTCGGGTTACGCCTTCCGTGGCCGTCTGAGTAGTCATCGCGATATCTGCCATAAAATCTCTCCTCTCAATCCCTGGGGATTGAAGTTGTGGGCCGGTTCGGCCCCCCTTTTGCGCCAAGGTCTTGTAAAGTTAGTGGGCGAAGCTCACGGCGCTGGCCGGTTGTCGTCCTGACGTCCCGACTCGAACTTCCCCGTTACGGTCAGTTTCAATAAATCCGCGACGGCTCGGGCGAAATGCGTCACGGCAAACCCGAAACCGCGTGTGGCCAGGTCGACGAATTGGCTCGCGACCAGCCGCTTGTTGATTCGTTCGTGCAATGCCCGATTGAACGTCGGCGGCACCGGCGGCACGGGCAAATCGGCAAGTTGTTCGAACAGGTCCGTCGCCATTTATAGCTGCATTCCGAAACGTTCTTGAATCTTGTCGCAGGCCCGGCTGATTCGCATTTTGCAGGCGCTCACCGAGTGCCCGAAGATATCCGACAGTTCGTCGTAGTTGTAGTTCTCCGCGTATTTCAGGATCAGCATCGCGCGATCTTCCTCGTCCAGAATCTCCAACATGCTCAACAAGTCGAGCGACAGGCTCGAATCGCTCTGCGAGCGATCGGGCGCTTGCTGCTCGAAGGACTCATCCGAGGCGATGTTTTCATGTTTCTGTCGCCGGCCGCGGCCCCGCCGG is a genomic window of Pirellulales bacterium containing:
- a CDS encoding RNA polymerase sigma factor is translated as MNVTELSDEQLAAAAAREGSDGPAFVALVERFRQRVWQICFRLLSNEHDANDAAQEVFVRLFLNRTKFEGRSKYSTWVHGIAVRTCLTIRRGRGRRQKHENIASDESFEQQAPDRSQSDSSLSLDLLSMLEILDEEDRAMLILKYAENYNYDELSDIFGHSVSACKMRISRACDKIQERFGMQL
- a CDS encoding mechanosensitive ion channel domain-containing protein; the encoded protein is MADIAMTTQTATEGVTRTFEKWNEVLQNSFNQAFHNVIEFAPRLVAMIVVLVVGYIVARLVGRLITLLCEKAGLQKAAEHSGLAQSMQHMGIKRNVSGVVGTIVFWLLMCVFLMAAFNILELTKLSEAMGTVVNYIPKLLVATVVVVVGLLLASFLRGVIATSADRVGISYAEKLASGCYYVLALLTFYTALTQLQLGMDLELFKDLILIAFGATALGFGLAFGLGGREVMGGILAGYYVRQRLQTGDHVSVAGMDGIVREVGPVSTIIETDEHGLLNRHSVPNAKMLNEAVR